Part of the Burkholderia humptydooensis genome, CGAGCAGATCGCGCAGGATCGAGTCGAGACGCGCGAAGCCGGGGCCCGGATCGTCGTGCCGATACGCGGGCAGATCGGCGAGCACATAGCCCTTCGAGAACGTCATCAGTTGGCCGGCGAGGCGCAGCAGTTCCTGGAACAGCCGCTCCGGATGCAGCGCCGAATGCTGGTGCAGGTGCGCGAGCGCGGCGAACGCGGCGCTCGCCGTGTGCAGCAGCCAGAACGATGCGATGTCGCCCGAGCGGAATTCGATGATGTTCTTCGTCGGCTCGCGATGGAAGCCGTATAGCGCGTTCACCTTCGCCTGCAGCGCGTCGATCAGTTGCCGCAGGCGCTGATGCAGGATCGGCGACGCCTCGATCGCGAGGCACGGCGGCACGAAGTTGTCGTCGATCTCGAAGCCGGACGTCGCGGTGCGGCGCACGCGCACGAGCGGGATCGACAGCAGTTGGTCGCGCGGCTCGCCGTGCGCAATCAGCTTCACGTTCGTCTTCAGGAACGTGATGTCGGCTTCGGCGGCGTCGGTGAAGTGATCGGCGACGCGCGCCTGCTCGCTGACGAAGCGCGACACGAAGCCGGCGTCGCGGTTATCCGCGTAGTTCGAGCCGGCCTCGCGCAGCGGGTGCAATGCGAGGTAGAACGTGAATTCGTTGCTGCCTTCGGGCAGCGTGTCGAGCGCGATGGGCGGCGGCAATTCGTCGGCCTGCGGCGCGGAGTAGAGCGCGCCGTCCGGGAACACGAGCGACAGTTCGCTCGCGCGCAGCACGTTGCTGCCGAGCGCGTCGCGGTCGAACCGCACCGAGCGCACGCCCCAGTTGTACGGCTGGATCGCCTGAATCGATTCGAAGAGGCGCGCTTCATGGTACGCGTCCTGCCGCTGAAAGTGCTGCGGCCTCAGAAAGAGGCCTTCCCCCCAGAGCACCTTGGCCGAATAACTCATGTCAAATCCGCTTAAATGTGATTGGGCCGTTGGTCGGTCAATTCGCGTCGTGATCTGCAAGCGAATCGTTAATCCTTGTTAAATGACTTTTTAGCGTCATCTCGAATTTCACCCGCAATTCACCGATGACAGCAAATCGAGCCGCTGCGCCGGCATGCCTTGCTGCGAAGGCAGGACGGTGCCGCCCGTCACGGTCATCGCGCAGTTGTGCAGGCCGATAATTATGCCGGATTTCTCGGACTTCGCAGGATCGAAAGTCAGCTTCCAGCGCTGTAGCGCCGGGTCGCGAAAAAGCGCGACGATGCCGAATGCCTGCGCTTCGCGCGACACCTTTTCGGTTGCGTTGTAGCGCTGTCCCGGAATCAGCGTGATTTCGCGCACGCTCAGCAGATCGGCGCCGAGCGCGGTCTTCTCTTTCGCCGGATCGGTGAAGCTGTCGAACGACGCCTGCTGGAACGACGTCGGGTCTTTCAGTGCGTAGAGGCGCACGACGAGCGCGAGCGGACGGTTGTCGTTCGCGGCGTTGAGGTTCTGCGCCGCATAGAGCGTGAGGCCGAGATTGCGCGGCGGCTTCTGCGAATCGGGCACGTCGGGCTTGCCGACGCCCACCATCTGCAGCGCGGCGCTGCCCGCCGAACCGAGGAGCGGCACGGCGGCGGCGCAGCCGCCGAGCAGGATGCAGGCGGCGAGCGGCAGCGCGTAACGAGTCACATGCGGATTCATCGATTTTTCCGGGCGTGGCGCCCATTGCTCCCTGTCAAAACTATCAGTTACTTTGCCGATTTGGCAGCGCAAAAATGTCTGCGGCTTCAAATGCCGGATGGCTGCCGTCAATGCTGTCTTATTCGGAAAAATTTTCCGCCGATTGGGCGAAATCGAATTCTTTTGCGGCAATAATTGCAATGGAAGCGGTACACGTGTGATTCCCGAAGTTTGCGCGACGCGTCAGGCGGCGCGCCGCACTGCTTTTAAAACGGCCGCTCTTCACGCGAAGATTGAATTATGAA contains:
- the tssK gene encoding type VI secretion system baseplate subunit TssK, which encodes MSYSAKVLWGEGLFLRPQHFQRQDAYHEARLFESIQAIQPYNWGVRSVRFDRDALGSNVLRASELSLVFPDGALYSAPQADELPPPIALDTLPEGSNEFTFYLALHPLREAGSNYADNRDAGFVSRFVSEQARVADHFTDAAEADITFLKTNVKLIAHGEPRDQLLSIPLVRVRRTATSGFEIDDNFVPPCLAIEASPILHQRLRQLIDALQAKVNALYGFHREPTKNIIEFRSGDIASFWLLHTASAAFAALAHLHQHSALHPERLFQELLRLAGQLMTFSKGYVLADLPAYRHDDPGPGFARLDSILRDLLETVISTRYFAITLEEVRPSFHVGRLDSGKIDDKTAFYLAVSADMPSVELVDAVPARFKVGAPDDVDKLVLSAMPGVRLAYTPQVPPAIPVRPGACYFALDARSPLYERMLQAQSAMIYAPSGINDLKFELIAVTS
- the tssJ gene encoding type VI secretion system lipoprotein TssJ, which codes for MNPHVTRYALPLAACILLGGCAAAVPLLGSAGSAALQMVGVGKPDVPDSQKPPRNLGLTLYAAQNLNAANDNRPLALVVRLYALKDPTSFQQASFDSFTDPAKEKTALGADLLSVREITLIPGQRYNATEKVSREAQAFGIVALFRDPALQRWKLTFDPAKSEKSGIIIGLHNCAMTVTGGTVLPSQQGMPAQRLDLLSSVNCG